The genomic segment CATTTTGACTTTCGGGCCGGCGCGGTCCGGCGCGAGCACAAAGCGCCGCGCCGCGTGCCGGGCTTGCTCTTGAACAAGGTGTATCAAAGCGGCAGTTTGCGCCACACCGAAGACGGCTTTGCCTTTAGCCTGCGCAACCCGGCCATGCCGGTGACTTTGCAAAGTTTGAGCGAACTGCGCGTGGACGGGCAGACCGTTGACCCGGCGCAAGTCGAGCTGGTGTTCGGCGGCCAGTCGCGCCGCGCTTCGACCATCACTCCGCAAGCGCCGCTGGAGCTTCCGTCGAACGAGCGCTTCACCATCGTCGCCCGCGGACACCCGCTCGCGCCCGGCGCGCATGAGTTAGAATTGACGGCGCACTTCCTCGGCCTGGGCGATATTGCGGCGAAGATAAAAGATAAGTTGATTTGAAAGGAGCTTCTGTTCATGCCTCACACCTTCACTGCCACTTTCCCAATTCGATTCTACGAATGTGATCCTTACGGCCACGTCAACAACGCCAACTACTTGCGTTACGCCACGCAGGCCGCGCTCGAAGCGTGCGTCGGCGGCGGCTATGATCCAACGAGCGGCCCAACCCGATTAATGCTTCAGGAAACTGGCATCGAATATCTGCGCCCGGTCGAATATGGCGAAACGCTGAACGTCATCACCCGAATGAGCGACTGGCGAAATGACGATGTGAGTTTAGAACAAGAGCTGATCATCGCCGGCACCGGCCAGTTAGCGGCCAAAGTCTTCAGCGATTGGGATTTCATCGGCGTTGACACCCTGGAGTCGGCTCCGACCCCGAACGCGATCATCAGAGCCTTCTTCCCAAACAACATGCCGCCCGAGTCGCCGGCCCGCGAGCCTTACCCTGAAC from the Chloroflexota bacterium genome contains:
- a CDS encoding thioesterase family protein, with amino-acid sequence MPHTFTATFPIRFYECDPYGHVNNANYLRYATQAALEACVGGGYDPTSGPTRLMLQETGIEYLRPVEYGETLNVITRMSDWRNDDVSLEQELIIAGTGQLAAKVFSDWDFIGVDTLESAPTPNAIIRAFFPNNMPPESPAREPYPEPPPAPRGAFTGRRRVRWHHLNPLGYMDSAHILSLLEEVVMDSAEYVGWPMKRAEDFGFAYFAKQHHLVFGQPATMDDELTITTFVDDAQETQATRHYLIQMADGETVARAQTLWVFVDPATGRPTPIPPEWLADFAEQMVEA